One region of Populus trichocarpa isolate Nisqually-1 chromosome 4, P.trichocarpa_v4.1, whole genome shotgun sequence genomic DNA includes:
- the LOC7472606 gene encoding UDP-glycosyltransferase 83A1, translated as MGKPHIVVIPYPAQGHVIPFMELSQCLVKQGFKITFVSTEYNHKRVLKALRGNINLGGEISLVSLPDGLEACGDRNELGKLSKAIFQVMPGKLEELIDRINMTEEEKITCIITDWSMGWALEVAEKMKIRRAIYWPAAAAILCSLISIPKLLSDGIIDGDGTPLNNQMIQLAPTMPAMDTANFVWACLGDFTTQKIIFDLMVKTNEAAKMADRIISNSAYDLEPGAFSLAPNILPIGPLLASNRLGDQLGYFWPEDSTCLKWLDQQPPKSVVYVAFGSFTVFDKTQFQELAQGLELSSRSFLWVVRPDITTETNDAYPEGFQERVATRGRMVGWAPQQKVLSHPSISCFLSHCGWNSTMEGVSNGVPFLCWPYFADQFLNETYICDVWKVGLKFDKNKCGIITREEIKNKVETVISDEKIKARAAELKRLAMQNVGEAGYSSENFKNFIEWIKS; from the exons ATGGGCAAGCCACATATTGTAGTCATACCTTATCCAGCACAGGGCCATGTGATTCCCTTCATGGAACTCTCACAATGCCTGGTAAAACAGGGGTTCAAAATCACATTTGTGAGCACAGAGTATAATCACAAGAGGGTCTTGAAAGCATTGAGGGGGAACATTAATCTTGGGGGTGAAATTAGTCTTGTTTCGCTTCCAGATGGGCTAGAAGCTTGTGGGGATAGAAATGAACTGGGAAAGTTGTCTAAAGCAATTTTTCAGGTCATGCCAGGGAAGCTAGAAGAGCTCATAGACAGGATCAATATGacagaagaagagaaaattacCTGTATAATTACTGATTGGAGCATGGGATGGGCTCTTGAAGTGGCAGAGAAGATGAAAATCCGACGTGCTATCTACTGGCCTGCTGCAGCTGCCATACTATGCTCACTGATCAGTATTCCAAAGCTACTAAGTGATGGAATCATTGACGGCGATG GAACTCCGCTAAATAACCAGATGATTCAGTTGGCACCAACAATGCCTGCAATGGACACTGCAAATTTTGTATGGGCCTGCCTTGGTGACTTTACCACacagaaaattatatttgatctcATGGTTAAAACCAATGAGGCAGCGAAAATGGCAGACAGAATAATTTCTAACTCGGCTTATGACCTTGAGCCTGGAGCTTTTTCCTTGGCCCCAAACATTCTACCTATAGGACCACTTCTGGCAAGCAATCGGCTAGGAGATCAGTTGGGATACTTCTGGCCAGAAGACTCAACATGTTTGAAGTGGCTAGACCAGCAGCCGCCCAAGTCAGTTGTTTACGTCGCATTTGGTAGCTTTACTGTTTTCGACAAAACACAATTCCAAGAGTTAGCTCAGGGTCTTGAACTATCCAGTAGATCATTCTTGTGGGTTGTCAGGCCAGATATTACCACTGAAACCAACGATGCCTATCCAGAAGGATTTCAAGAGAGAGTAGCCACTCGTGGAAGGATGGTTGGCTGGGCTCCTCAACAGAAAGTCCTTAGTCACCCTTCTATCTCCTGCTTCTTGAGCCACTGTGGTTGGAACTCCACCATGGAGGGTGTAAGCAATGGGGTCCCTTTCTTGTGCTGGCCATATTTTGCTGACCAATTCCTTAATGAGACCTACATTTGTGATGTTTGGAAGGTGGGATTGAAGtttgacaaaaacaaatgtGGGATCATCACAAGggaagaaataaagaataagGTGGAGACAGTTATCAGTGATGAAAAAATCAAGGCAAGAGCTGCAGAACTCAAAAGATTGGCCATGCAGAATGTTGGAGAAGCTGGTTATTCAAGCGAGAATTTCAAGAACTTCATTGAATGGATTAAGTCATGA